In a single window of the Oryctolagus cuniculus chromosome 2, mOryCun1.1, whole genome shotgun sequence genome:
- the LOC138848492 gene encoding disintegrin and metalloproteinase domain-containing protein 20-like — protein sequence MQPTQREAKTCSVSCLPRFALMAVAEVLLHGRFTVLKLWLGVGLFLSGWLHIGHSQQHKHSEVVIPLRLTGTGKGMKTPGWLSYSLHIEGQRHIIHMKVRKLLSFRHFPVFTYTDKGAPHEDQPFIQDDCHYQGYVEGQPESTVALSSCFGGLQGMLQINGILYEIKPKKFSTTHEHLIHRRHYIETEFQSTEWQSAEEIAEQLGFQDSKNRPLMQENYEGMWTHRWNLEYAVVQDHPRFLFRNGNVTQMIQDALVVMNELNSVFDKIDVFIALVGLEIWNEQNLLPNYTSMSRILNDFCNWKMMNLDARMPHDIAHIWVYYKTWLNADSKAGSVCKQNSCSATKFLLDEDLLDFVLIVAHEIGHNLNFPHDTGKCTCGRPTCVMSPTDRVTEAFSNCSINSLLIIMQQTTCMRNTPHRAKYICGDGMVDGNEQCDCGTYKQCEQDACCFTNCTLKPGAVCASGLCCKDCQFREIGEMCRKQENECDLPEWCNGTSAECPEDVYIRNGQTCMGTSHCYNKSCPSRERQCKQIFGEEATNAKQVCYSEMNTRGDRFGNCGNDTVSYTACDTTDVMCGRIQCDTVKTISMNEDHTSVHWININGTSCWGTDYHFGMTIADTGDVKDGTECDVNSICVNRKCTFVLPPVYTCSPKFCHEHGVCNSKDHCHCDSKWDPPTCEEEGIGGSIDSGPPGKKRKRKKQKRSALYIWLLILLILLLLLLLCMLCFLCKKKKKSSEEKEKTAPPPEGTPGAAPPPPETPGAEAPPPETPGAAPPPAETPGAAPPPAETTGAAPPPAETPGAAPPPTETPGAAPPPAETPGAAAPPPGEPGAGPPPEGAQSVSAPP from the coding sequence ATGCAACCAACTCAAAGGGAGGCAAAGACCTGCAGTGTCTCCTGCCTACCTCGCTTTGCTCTCATGGCTGTGGCTGAGGTCCTGCTGCATGGGAGGTTCACTGTCCTGAAACTCTGGCTGGGAGtgggtctctttctttctggatGGCTCCACATTGGGCACTCTCAACAGCACAAGCACTCAGAAGTGGTAATACCCTTGAGGTTAACTGGCACTGGGAAAGGTATGAAGACTCCAGGCTGGCTCTCCTATAGCCTGCACATTGAAGGGCAGAGACACATTATCCACATGAAGGTCAGAAAGCTTTTGTCATTCAGACACTTCCCTGTGTTCACCTACACAGACAAGGGAGCTCCCCATGAAGATCAGCCTTTTATCCAGGATGACTGCCACTATCAGGGTTATGTGGAAGGACAGCCAGAATCCACTGTTGCTCTTAGCTCCTGTTTTGGGGGCTTGCAAGGAATGCTACAGATAAATGGCATTTTGTATGAAATCAAGCCCAAAAAGTTTTCTACCACACATGAACATCTGATTCATAGACGACATTACATTGAGACAGAATTCCAGTCTACGGAATGGCAATCAGCAGAAGAGATAGCAGAGCAACTAGGGTTTCAAGACAGTAAGAATCGCCCTCTTATGCAAGAAAACTATGAGGGGATGTGGACCCACAGATGGAATTTAGAATATGCAGTGGTTCAAGACCATCCACGATTCCTTTTCCGGAATGGCAATGTCACACAGATGATACAGGATGCATTAGTCGTGATGAATGAACTAAATTCTGTTTTTGATAAAATTGATGTGTTTATTGCTTTAGTTGGATTGGAGATTTGGAATGAACAAAACCTCCTACCAAATTACACATCTATGAGTAGAATACTAAATGATTTTTGCAATTGGAAGATGATGAATTTGGATGCCCGAATGCCACATGATATTGCCCATATTTGGGTGTATTATAAGACTTGGCTGAATGCTGATTCAAAGGCGGGAAGTGTATGCAAACAGAATAGCTGTTCAGCCACTAAATTTTTATTAGATGAGGACTTACTTGATTTTGTACTTATTGTGGCACATGAGATTGGTCATAATTTGAATTTCCCACATGATACAGGGAAATGTACATGTGGGAGGCCCACATGTGTAATGTCTCCAACTGATCGTGTGACAGAAGCATTTAGCAACTGTAgtattaattctttattaataATTATGCAACAAACAACCTGTATGCGCAACACACCACATCGCGCAAAATACATATGTGGGGACGGTATGGTTGATGGAAACGAGCAGTGTGACTGTGGAACCTATAAGCAGTGTGAACAAGATGCCTGTTGTTTTACAAACTGTACTCTGAAACCTGGggctgtctgtgcttctgggcttTGTTGCAAGGACTGCCAGTTCAGGGAAATAGGGGAAATGTgtagaaaacaggaaaatgaatgTGATCTTCCAGAGTGGTGCAACGGAACATCAGCGGAGTGTCCAGAAGATGTCTACATACGAAATGGACAGACTTGCATGGGAACTAGCCACTGCTACAACAAAAGTTGCCCTTCCCGGGAGAGGCAGTGCAAACAAATTTTTGGCGAGGAAGCCACGAATGCAAAGCAGGTGTGCTACAGTGAAATGAATACCCGTGGTGATCGTTTTGGTAATTGTGGTAATGATACCGTATCATATACAGCATGTGATACTACAGATGTTATGTGTGGGAGAATTCAGTGTGACACTGTGAAAACAATCAGCATGAACGAAGACCATACTTCTGTGCATTGGATTAACATCAATGGCACTTCTTGTTGGGGCACTGACTACCACTTCGGGATGACCATAGCTGACACTGGTGATGTGAAAGATGGTACAGAGTGTGATGTAAACTCTATATGTGTCAACAGGAAGTGCACCTTTGTGTTACCTCCAGTATATACTTGTTCACCTAAATTCTGCCATGAGCATGGAGTCTGTAACAGCAAAGACCACTGCCACTGTGACTCTAAGTGGGACCCACCCACCTGTGAAGAAGAAGGTATAGGAGGTAGTATTGACAGTGGACCCCCTGGTAAAAAAAGAAAacgcaaaaaacaaaaaagaagcgcCCTTTATATTTGGCTacttattttgttgattttattattgcttttgcttttatgtatgttgtgtttcctttgcaagaagaagaagaaatcctctgaggaaaaagagaaaactgcTCCTCCACCTGAGGGAACCCCTGGAGCTGCTCCTCCACCCCCAGAAACGCCTGGAGCTGAAGCTCCACCCCCGGAAACGCCTGGAGCTGCTCCTCCACCCGCGGAAACGCCTGGAGCTGCGCCTCCACCCGCGGAAACCACTGGAGCTGCTCCTCCACCCGCGGAAACGCCTGGAGCTGCTCCTCCACCCACGGAAACGCCTGGAGctgctcctccacctgcagaaaCACCTGGAGCTGCAGCTCCACCCCCGGGAGAACCAGGTGCTGGACCACCACCCGAGGGAGCGCAGAGTGTTTCAGCTCCACCTTAA